A genomic region of Equus caballus isolate H_3958 breed thoroughbred chromosome 1, TB-T2T, whole genome shotgun sequence contains the following coding sequences:
- the IDH2 gene encoding isocitrate dehydrogenase [NADP], mitochondrial isoform X2: MAGYLRVVRSLCRASGSGPAWAPAALTGPSLQEQPRRHYADKRIKVAKPVVEMDGDEMTRIIWQFIKEKLILPHVDVQLKYFDLGLPNRDQTNDQVTIDSALATQKYSVAVKCATITPDEARVEEFKLKKMWKSPNGTIRNILGGTVFREPIICKNIPRLVPGWSKPITIGRHAHGDQYKATDFVVDRAGTFKIVFTPKDGSSAKEWEVYNFPDGGVGMGMYNTDKSISGFAHSCFQYAIQKKWPLYMSTKNTILKAYDGRFKDIFQEIFDKHYKTDFDKNKIWYEHRLIDDMVAQVLKSSGGFVWACKNYDGDVQSDILAQGFGSLGLMTSVLVCPDGKTIEAEAAHGTVTRHYREHQKGRPTSTNPIASIFAWTRGLEHRGKLDGNQDLIRFAQTLEKVCVETVESGAMTKDLAGCIHGLSNVKLNEHFLNTSDFLDAIKSSLDRALGQQ, encoded by the exons ATGGCCGGCTACCTGCGGGTCGTACGCTCGCTCTGCAGAGCCTCCGGCTCCGGGCCAGCCTGGGCGCCGGCAGCCCTGACAGGCCCCAGCTTGCAGGAGCAGCCGCGGCGCCACT ATGCTGACAAGAGGATCAAGGTGGCAAAGCCGGTGGTGGAGATGGATGGCGATGAGATGACCCGTATCATCTGGCAGTTCATCAAAGAGAAG CTCATCCTGCCCCACGTTGACGTCCAGCTCAAGTATTTCGACCTGGGGCTCCCAAATCGTGACCAGACCAACGACCAGGTCACCATCGACTCCGCGTTGGCCACCCAGAAGTACAGTGTGGCTGTCAAGTGTGCCACCATCACCCCTGATGAGGCCCGTGTGGAAG AGTTCAAGCTGAAGAAGATGTGGAAGAGTCCGAATGGAACCATCCGGAACATCCTCGGGGGGACTGTCTTCCGGGAGCCCATCATCTGCAAAAACATCCCTCGCCTTGTCCCTGGCTGGAGCAAGCCCATCACCATTGGCAGGCACGCCCATGGCGACCAG TACAAGGCCACAGACTTTGTCGTCGACCGGGCCGGCACGTTCAAGATAGTATTCACCCCGAAGGACGGCAGCAGTGCCAAGGAGTGGGAGGTGTACAACTTCCCTGATGGTGGCGTGGGCATGGGCATGTACAACACCGACAAG tCCATCTCGGGTTTCGCGCACAGCTGCTTCCAGTATGCCATCCAGAAGAAGTGGCCCCTCTACATGAGCACCAAGAACACCATTCTGAAAGCCTATGACGGGCGCTTCAAGGACATCTTCCAGGAGATCTTTGACAA GCACTATAAGACCGACTTCGACAAGAATAAGATCTGGTACGAGCACCGGCTCATTGATGACATGGTGGCTCAGGTCCTCAAGTCTTCCGGCGGCTTTGTGTGGGCCTGCAAGAACTACGACGGAGACGTGCAGTCGGATATCCTGGCCCAGG GCTTCGGCTCCCTTGGCCTGATGACGTCCGTGCTGGTCTGCCCAGATGGGAAGACCATCGAGGCTGAGGCTGCTCATGGGACAGTCACCCGCCACTATCGGGAGCACCAAAAG ggccGGCCTACCAGCACCAACCCCATCGCCAGCATCTTTGCCTGGACGCGTGGCCTGGAGCACCGGGGGAAGCTGGACGGGAACCAGGACCTCATCAG GTTTGCCCAGACGCTGGAGAAGGTGTGCGTGGAGACAGTGGAGAGCGGAGCCATGACCAAGGACCTGGCAGGCTGCATTCACGGCCTCAGCAA TGTGAAGCTGAACGAGCACTTCCTGAACACCTCGGACTTCCTGGACGCCATCAAGAGCAGCCTGGACAGAGCCCTGGGCCAGCAGTAG
- the IDH2 gene encoding isocitrate dehydrogenase [NADP], mitochondrial isoform X1: MLSDSEEGPSDADKRIKVAKPVVEMDGDEMTRIIWQFIKEKLILPHVDVQLKYFDLGLPNRDQTNDQVTIDSALATQKYSVAVKCATITPDEARVEEFKLKKMWKSPNGTIRNILGGTVFREPIICKNIPRLVPGWSKPITIGRHAHGDQYKATDFVVDRAGTFKIVFTPKDGSSAKEWEVYNFPDGGVGMGMYNTDKSISGFAHSCFQYAIQKKWPLYMSTKNTILKAYDGRFKDIFQEIFDKHYKTDFDKNKIWYEHRLIDDMVAQVLKSSGGFVWACKNYDGDVQSDILAQGFGSLGLMTSVLVCPDGKTIEAEAAHGTVTRHYREHQKGRPTSTNPIASIFAWTRGLEHRGKLDGNQDLIRFAQTLEKVCVETVESGAMTKDLAGCIHGLSNVKLNEHFLNTSDFLDAIKSSLDRALGQQ; encoded by the exons ATGCTGAGTGACTCCGAGGAGGGACCTTCTG ATGCTGACAAGAGGATCAAGGTGGCAAAGCCGGTGGTGGAGATGGATGGCGATGAGATGACCCGTATCATCTGGCAGTTCATCAAAGAGAAG CTCATCCTGCCCCACGTTGACGTCCAGCTCAAGTATTTCGACCTGGGGCTCCCAAATCGTGACCAGACCAACGACCAGGTCACCATCGACTCCGCGTTGGCCACCCAGAAGTACAGTGTGGCTGTCAAGTGTGCCACCATCACCCCTGATGAGGCCCGTGTGGAAG AGTTCAAGCTGAAGAAGATGTGGAAGAGTCCGAATGGAACCATCCGGAACATCCTCGGGGGGACTGTCTTCCGGGAGCCCATCATCTGCAAAAACATCCCTCGCCTTGTCCCTGGCTGGAGCAAGCCCATCACCATTGGCAGGCACGCCCATGGCGACCAG TACAAGGCCACAGACTTTGTCGTCGACCGGGCCGGCACGTTCAAGATAGTATTCACCCCGAAGGACGGCAGCAGTGCCAAGGAGTGGGAGGTGTACAACTTCCCTGATGGTGGCGTGGGCATGGGCATGTACAACACCGACAAG tCCATCTCGGGTTTCGCGCACAGCTGCTTCCAGTATGCCATCCAGAAGAAGTGGCCCCTCTACATGAGCACCAAGAACACCATTCTGAAAGCCTATGACGGGCGCTTCAAGGACATCTTCCAGGAGATCTTTGACAA GCACTATAAGACCGACTTCGACAAGAATAAGATCTGGTACGAGCACCGGCTCATTGATGACATGGTGGCTCAGGTCCTCAAGTCTTCCGGCGGCTTTGTGTGGGCCTGCAAGAACTACGACGGAGACGTGCAGTCGGATATCCTGGCCCAGG GCTTCGGCTCCCTTGGCCTGATGACGTCCGTGCTGGTCTGCCCAGATGGGAAGACCATCGAGGCTGAGGCTGCTCATGGGACAGTCACCCGCCACTATCGGGAGCACCAAAAG ggccGGCCTACCAGCACCAACCCCATCGCCAGCATCTTTGCCTGGACGCGTGGCCTGGAGCACCGGGGGAAGCTGGACGGGAACCAGGACCTCATCAG GTTTGCCCAGACGCTGGAGAAGGTGTGCGTGGAGACAGTGGAGAGCGGAGCCATGACCAAGGACCTGGCAGGCTGCATTCACGGCCTCAGCAA TGTGAAGCTGAACGAGCACTTCCTGAACACCTCGGACTTCCTGGACGCCATCAAGAGCAGCCTGGACAGAGCCCTGGGCCAGCAGTAG